The nucleotide sequence GCTCCCCGCTGTTCGCTTTACAGATAATGAGATTAAAGCTCTTTTTATTGCCTTTATGGCAACAAGAAATCAACAACTTCCATATTTAAAAAGTCGTCAGTCATTAGCAGAGAAGTTACTCGGTTTAATTTCAGAAAACCAGCAAGACGACCTTGTGCTGTTAAATCAAATATTGCTTTTTGAAGGAACGAACCCTCACAATCCGGAGTTGCTGGATTTATCCGATTTACCTGATCCTGTGATTGAAAAGCTTATACAAACACTTCTGATTGACCGCTATTTAATTATTATAGTCAAAGAAGGGAAGTTAACAAAAATGTATTCAATTTATCTCTTGCACCTTCATCATGAAAAGGGGAACTGGCTGATAGAAGGCTTTGACGCAGGTGAGGAAAAGAATCGGATTTTTCCTGTATCAAATCTGATCGATGTAAAACCGGACGAGGGGAAAAATAGAATCAGTAAGAAAGAGATTTTAGAAAAGCTTAGTGAACGGAGTAAAGAGAATAACCTTGTACTTGAGCTTGGTCCAAAGGCAATCGCACAGTTCAAAAAATATCATCCTTTAAAACTTTCTATTTCCTATACAAATCCTTACCAAACGACAGCCATTCTAGAAGCTGTTATCAATACTGAAAACGAGGAAGATATAGTAGAGATAACGAATTGGCTGCCATTTTTGGGAGCGGATATAACAATTAGAAAATTGCCGGGAGAAGTGCTAAAAGGGATACAAGAGAGCGTGTCTGTATATTGCCGTTGAAAAACCCACTTAAACTGATAAGTGGGTTTTATCATTGAAGACAAATTTCAATTCATATCTTTAACATATTGCTCCAAATCAGCGGGTGATTTTAGCTGATTCAGTTCTTTTACAGACTCCGCATCCTCTGATTTATAAGAAAAATAAAATCGGGCAGCTCTATCATCCAAGTGTTCGAAGTTAAATTCATTATAGGGAAGTTTGCGTTCCTTTTTCGTCAGCTGTTTTTGCAGATTTTCATTAAAGAACACAATTTCAATGCTGAAATAATTTAAATTCTGCTCTTTAAAGTGCTGGATCATCTCATAGGCTTTCCCCAGCTGATCGTTTATATTATTGGATGATTCCAGAATAACATTGGCAAAGACAATATTTCCGATACCGTCAGCTTCCTTTTGCAAAATTTCTTCGTACGTGTCGGTATGGTCATATTGTGCTTCGATTTCATCGGGAAACGTCACATTTACCATATAGGAGTAATTTTCAACAGTTCCATAAAGTTCTTCATACAGCACCCCAAATTGCGTGTTCAGTTCA is from Solibacillus isronensis and encodes:
- a CDS encoding helix-turn-helix transcriptional regulator, which gives rise to MKKVERINTIMRYINNRAHFTISEIMQEFNISRSTALRDIREIEAIGMPLVAEVGREGGYSVLHNSVLPAVRFTDNEIKALFIAFMATRNQQLPYLKSRQSLAEKLLGLISENQQDDLVLLNQILLFEGTNPHNPELLDLSDLPDPVIEKLIQTLLIDRYLIIIVKEGKLTKMYSIYLLHLHHEKGNWLIEGFDAGEEKNRIFPVSNLIDVKPDEGKNRISKKEILEKLSERSKENNLVLELGPKAIAQFKKYHPLKLSISYTNPYQTTAILEAVINTENEEDIVEITNWLPFLGADITIRKLPGEVLKGIQESVSVYCR
- a CDS encoding murein transglycosylase, yielding MRIIKIVLLAILAIPAFFILILTFASFDYFYYPIIGYKAENAAEASLEEKYNEDFVIDESTYSKPLGDDFGDYHIIAHPKKNPDLEVTVSVGEDMEPLYDTYLEMHWRDELNTQFGVLYEELYGTVENYSYMVNVTFPDEIEAQYDHTDTYEEILQKEADGIGNIVFANVILESSNNINDQLGKAYEMIQHFKEQNLNYFSIEIVFFNENLQKQLTKKERKLPYNEFNFEHLDDRAARFYFSYKSEDAESVKELNQLKSPADLEQYVKDMN